A genomic window from Streptomyces brevispora includes:
- a CDS encoding glutamate ABC transporter substrate-binding protein codes for MTGKDEPRTGPTGPFSRLRGWGGVTAMAAACAVTASLTLLPLSHSGKDAFGGEISGPGTTRGVQTRADNCTDPDASLRPSTADGRTIDRIKARGKLIAGVDQNSFQWGYRNPETRDLEGFDIDLVRAIAEDILGDRNDVIFRAIPTNQRIAALENDKVDVVVRTMTINCARLDQVSFSTAYFQAGQQVLAPKESTITGYNSSLAGKRVCTAEGSTAYEALEKQSFGSVFKDKHDGTDADEDLLTVPNQLDCLVRLQMGEVDAIVTDNALAAGQAAQDPAVELKGDKPFTTEYYGVATKKGADDLVARVNQVLVGYRAGGKDSPWMRSYRKWLQDGLPGITAPPVPKYRSN; via the coding sequence ATGACAGGAAAGGACGAGCCCAGGACGGGCCCCACGGGCCCGTTCAGCAGGCTGCGCGGCTGGGGCGGTGTGACCGCCATGGCCGCGGCCTGCGCGGTGACGGCCTCGCTGACCCTGCTGCCGCTCTCGCACAGCGGCAAGGACGCCTTCGGCGGGGAGATCTCCGGGCCGGGCACGACACGGGGCGTACAGACACGGGCCGACAACTGCACCGATCCGGACGCCAGCCTGCGGCCCTCCACCGCGGACGGCAGGACCATCGACCGGATCAAGGCGCGCGGAAAGCTGATCGCGGGCGTCGACCAGAACAGTTTCCAGTGGGGTTACCGCAATCCGGAAACCCGGGATCTCGAAGGCTTCGACATCGATCTGGTGCGGGCCATCGCCGAGGACATCCTGGGCGACCGGAACGATGTGATCTTCCGGGCGATCCCCACCAACCAGCGCATCGCCGCTCTGGAGAACGACAAGGTCGACGTCGTCGTCCGGACGATGACGATCAACTGCGCCCGGCTCGACCAGGTCTCCTTCTCCACGGCCTACTTCCAGGCCGGGCAGCAGGTACTCGCGCCGAAGGAATCCACGATCACCGGGTACAACTCCTCGCTGGCCGGCAAACGGGTCTGCACCGCGGAGGGGTCCACGGCGTACGAGGCGCTGGAGAAGCAGTCGTTCGGCTCGGTGTTCAAGGACAAGCACGACGGCACCGACGCCGACGAGGACCTGCTCACCGTCCCCAACCAGCTGGACTGCCTGGTGCGGCTCCAGATGGGCGAGGTCGACGCGATCGTCACGGACAACGCCCTCGCGGCCGGCCAGGCCGCCCAGGACCCGGCCGTGGAGCTCAAGGGCGACAAGCCCTTCACCACCGAGTACTACGGCGTGGCCACGAAGAAGGGTGCCGACGACCTGGTGGCGCGGGTCAACCAGGTGCTGGTCGGCTACCGCGCCGGAGGCAAGGACAGCCCCTGGATGCGGTCGTACCGCAAGTGGCTGCAGGACGGTCTGCCCGGAATCACGGCGCCGCCGGTGCCCAAGTACCGCAGCAACTAG
- a CDS encoding 6-phospho-beta-glucosidase: protein MKLAVVGGGSTYTPELIDGFARLRDTLPIEELVLVDPAADRLELVGGLARRIFAKQGHPGRIVTTTDIDAGVADADAVLLQLRVGGQAARGKDETWPLECGCIGQETTGAGGLAKALRTVPVVLDIAERVRRTNPNAWIIDFTNPVGIVTRALLQAGHKAVGLCNVAIGFQRKFARLLDVTPGEVHLDHVGLNHLTWELGVRLGGPEGENVLPRLIAEHGDAIADDLHMPRAIVDRLGVVPSYYLRYFYAHDEVVRELGTKPSRAAEVAAMEKELLAMYGDPALDEKPALLAKRGGAFYSEAAVDLAASLLGGGGSTHQVVNTYNNGTLPFLPDDAVIEVQAKVDGTGATPLAVPELDPLYAGLIGNVTAYEDLALEAALRGGRDRVFKALLAHPLIGQFEYAEALTDKLIAHNREHLPWA from the coding sequence ATGAAGCTCGCAGTAGTGGGTGGCGGGTCCACCTACACACCTGAACTGATCGACGGTTTCGCACGCCTGCGGGACACCCTGCCGATCGAGGAGCTGGTGCTCGTCGACCCGGCGGCCGACCGGCTCGAACTCGTCGGCGGCCTCGCGCGGCGGATCTTCGCCAAGCAGGGCCACCCGGGGCGGATCGTCACCACCACGGACATCGACGCGGGCGTGGCCGACGCCGACGCGGTGCTGCTCCAGCTCCGCGTGGGCGGCCAGGCCGCCCGCGGCAAGGACGAGACGTGGCCGCTGGAGTGCGGCTGCATCGGCCAGGAGACCACCGGCGCCGGCGGCCTCGCCAAGGCCCTGCGCACCGTCCCGGTCGTCCTGGACATCGCGGAGCGCGTCCGGCGCACCAACCCCAACGCCTGGATCATCGACTTCACCAACCCCGTCGGCATCGTGACCCGGGCGCTGCTCCAGGCCGGTCACAAGGCCGTCGGCCTGTGCAACGTGGCGATCGGCTTCCAGCGCAAGTTCGCCCGGCTGCTCGACGTGACCCCCGGCGAGGTGCATCTCGACCACGTCGGGCTGAACCACCTGACCTGGGAGCTCGGGGTGCGCCTCGGCGGTCCCGAGGGCGAGAACGTACTGCCGCGGCTGATCGCCGAGCACGGCGACGCGATCGCGGACGACCTGCACATGCCGCGGGCGATCGTGGACCGCCTCGGTGTCGTGCCCTCGTACTACCTGCGCTACTTCTACGCGCACGACGAGGTCGTGCGGGAGCTCGGCACCAAGCCCTCGCGGGCGGCCGAGGTCGCCGCGATGGAGAAGGAACTGCTCGCCATGTACGGCGACCCTGCGCTGGACGAGAAGCCCGCGCTGCTCGCCAAGCGCGGCGGGGCCTTCTACTCGGAGGCGGCCGTGGACCTGGCGGCCTCGCTGCTGGGCGGCGGCGGCTCCACGCACCAGGTGGTCAACACGTACAACAACGGCACGCTGCCGTTCCTGCCGGACGACGCGGTGATCGAGGTCCAGGCGAAGGTCGACGGGACCGGCGCTACGCCGCTCGCGGTGCCTGAGCTCGACCCGCTCTACGCCGGACTGATCGGCAACGTGACGGCGTACGAGGACCTCGCGCTGGAGGCCGCGCTGCGCGGTGGCCGCGACCGGGTGTTCAAGGCCCTGCTCGCGCACCCCCTGATCGGCCAGTTCGAGTACGCGGAGGCGCTCACCGACAAGCTGATCGCCCACAACCGGGAGCACCTGCCGTGGGCGTGA
- a CDS encoding carbohydrate ABC transporter permease: MAQVLETPKAGGPVSDPVTPAQRVARRKALLHWIGVHSLGVAAALFFVLPFVFLFLTSLMSDQQALTRDLWPHPFEWSNYKEVFNTPGFLTWWKNTLLYAGLGTVLTVVSSLPVAYALAKFRFRGRHLSLMLVISMMMLPPQVVVIPMYLFWAKQLDMSGTLWPLIIPMAFGDAFSIFLLRQFLLTIPNEYLDAAKVDGCGEFRTLLRVVIPMAKPGIAAVALFQFFYAWNDYFGPQIYASENPAAWTLSYGLESFKGAHHTDWNLTMAATVLVMAPVIVVFFFAQKAFVEGVTLTGVKG; this comes from the coding sequence GTGGCGCAGGTTCTCGAAACCCCGAAGGCCGGCGGACCGGTGAGCGACCCCGTCACCCCGGCCCAGCGCGTCGCGCGCCGCAAGGCGCTGCTGCACTGGATCGGTGTGCACTCGCTCGGCGTCGCGGCCGCACTCTTCTTCGTGCTGCCGTTCGTCTTCCTCTTCCTCACCTCGCTGATGAGCGACCAGCAGGCACTGACCCGTGACCTGTGGCCGCACCCCTTCGAGTGGAGCAACTACAAAGAGGTGTTCAACACCCCGGGCTTTCTGACCTGGTGGAAGAACACCCTGCTGTACGCGGGCCTGGGCACCGTCCTCACGGTCGTTTCCTCGCTGCCCGTGGCGTACGCGCTCGCCAAGTTCCGCTTCCGCGGCCGGCATCTGTCGCTGATGCTCGTCATCTCGATGATGATGCTTCCGCCGCAGGTCGTCGTCATCCCGATGTACCTGTTCTGGGCCAAGCAGCTGGACATGTCCGGCACGCTCTGGCCGCTGATCATCCCGATGGCCTTCGGCGACGCGTTCTCCATCTTCCTGCTGCGGCAGTTCCTGCTGACCATTCCGAACGAGTACCTCGACGCGGCGAAGGTCGACGGCTGCGGTGAATTCCGCACCCTGCTGCGCGTCGTGATACCGATGGCCAAGCCGGGCATCGCCGCGGTCGCCCTCTTCCAGTTCTTCTACGCCTGGAACGACTACTTCGGACCGCAGATCTACGCCTCGGAGAACCCGGCGGCCTGGACCCTGAGTTATGGACTGGAGTCCTTCAAGGGCGCACACCACACCGACTGGAACCTGACCATGGCCGCGACCGTTCTGGTCATGGCCCCTGTGATCGTCGTCTTCTTCTTCGCACAGAAGGCCTTTGTCGAAGGCGTCACACTGACCGGAGTAAAGGGCTGA
- a CDS encoding N-acetylglucosamine kinase, with the protein MGVNGSVLAIDAGNSKTDVALIGADGTVLSTARGGGFQPPVVGIGTAVDALGAAVERALATAGVGAETVAHVSACLANADLPVEEAQLAEALEARGWGRTVEVRNDTFAILRAGVDEPRGVAVVCGAGINCVGMVPDGRTARFPAIGRISGDWGGGSGLAEEAMWFASRAEDGRGEPTELARTLPGHFGLDSMYALIEALHLGRIEFERRHELAPVLFATGAAGDKVARGLVDRLAEEVVAMASVALSRLGLLGEQAPVVLGGSVLAARHPQLDDRIAELLAARAPKAVVRVVKESPVLGAGLLGLDHTGAAPEVHGRLRAQYA; encoded by the coding sequence GTGGGCGTGAACGGTTCGGTCCTCGCGATCGATGCGGGGAACAGCAAGACCGATGTGGCGTTGATCGGTGCGGACGGCACCGTGCTGTCCACGGCCCGCGGCGGCGGCTTCCAGCCTCCGGTGGTCGGTATCGGCACGGCCGTCGACGCGCTGGGCGCGGCGGTGGAGCGGGCCCTGGCCACGGCCGGCGTGGGCGCGGAGACCGTCGCACATGTGTCGGCCTGTCTCGCCAACGCCGATCTGCCCGTCGAGGAGGCGCAGCTGGCCGAGGCGCTGGAAGCCCGTGGCTGGGGCCGCACGGTGGAGGTGCGCAACGACACCTTCGCGATCCTGCGGGCCGGGGTCGACGAGCCTCGCGGGGTGGCCGTGGTGTGCGGCGCGGGGATCAACTGCGTCGGTATGGTGCCGGACGGGCGCACCGCGCGCTTCCCTGCCATAGGCCGGATATCGGGTGACTGGGGCGGTGGCTCGGGGCTGGCCGAGGAGGCGATGTGGTTCGCCTCGCGGGCGGAGGACGGCCGCGGTGAGCCGACCGAACTGGCCCGAACGCTGCCCGGTCACTTCGGGCTCGACTCGATGTACGCGCTGATAGAGGCGCTGCACCTGGGCCGGATCGAGTTCGAGCGGCGGCACGAGCTGGCGCCGGTGCTCTTCGCGACCGGCGCGGCCGGCGACAAGGTGGCGCGCGGCCTCGTGGACCGGCTGGCGGAGGAGGTCGTGGCCATGGCCTCGGTCGCGCTGTCCCGCCTCGGTCTGCTCGGCGAGCAGGCTCCGGTGGTGCTGGGCGGCAGTGTGCTGGCGGCGCGGCATCCGCAGCTGGACGACCGGATCGCCGAACTCCTCGCGGCACGGGCCCCGAAGGCGGTGGTCCGGGTGGTGAAGGAGTCCCCGGTGCTGGGCGCCGGGCTGCTGGGCCTGGACCACACGGGTGCGGCGCCCGAGGTGCACGGCAGGCTGCGGGCGCAGTACGCCTGA
- a CDS encoding serine/threonine-protein kinase: MSTQCQRPGCEGSYEDMGGGELYCDTCGLAPVVSPTGMVGSPPTGIAGGGRGSNSSSARSSSRASSRASSRSSSRSSTSRRSVSGRLSRALSGSATSRSVSVRSSGSSTGVSGRNRLGAGLVLVPDVPRPDPRTAVMENPEVPERKRFCSRSDCGAPVGRARGERPGRTEGFCTKCGHPYSFMPKLQGGDVVHGQYEVAGCLAHGGLGWVYLAVDRAVSDRWVVLKGLLDTGDQDAMAAAISERRFLAEIEHSNIVRIYNFVEHLDQRTGSLDGYIVMEYVGGKALKEIANERRTAAGKRDPLPVEQACAFGIEALEALGHLHSRNLLYCDFKVDNAIQTEDQLKLIDMGAVRRMDDEESAIYGTVGYQAPEVAEVGPSVASDLYTVARTLAVLTFDFQGYTNVFVDSLPDPGNIEVFRTYESFYRLLVRATDPDPARRFSSASEMAEQLMGVLREVVSLQTGRPRPALSTLFGAEMRVTDTELFSTPTGEVSRLGARNPAPGGSGLFGRRKGARAVAVAPAAPPPAAVAPPGGVPGALPAGPPPGYAAGAGPVASPATHVSRSNSGNGNGAAPAYPQTQTQAQAQAQTQAVVPAPRSPAAPTGPAGGPRLAGLDVRGTSLALPVPRVDANDPNAGFLAGLMASAPAELIAALQTVPAASLETRLRELRASLEMNDLRAATETLTTLELKHPDDWRVVWYRGITSLVTGDNENAALSFDAVYDAFPGEPAPKLALGICAEVLGQLDNAAEYYRLVWATDPSFVSAAFGLARVQIAAGDRGGAVSSLESVPEASIHYTAARVAAVRARLRERAPDEPLIVDLMAASDQVSGLAGLGLDAVRREQLSTEVLGTALDWVLSGSPTARPPAPQPPAPGGAQGPKTLLGSELDERGLRFGLERSYRMLARLAEPGDERIELVERANRFRPRTWV; this comes from the coding sequence ATGAGTACGCAGTGCCAGCGCCCCGGGTGCGAGGGCAGTTACGAGGACATGGGCGGCGGTGAGCTGTACTGCGACACCTGCGGTCTGGCTCCGGTCGTGTCGCCGACGGGGATGGTGGGCTCGCCGCCCACCGGCATCGCGGGCGGCGGCAGGGGCAGCAACAGCTCCTCGGCGCGCAGCAGTTCACGGGCTTCGTCGAGGGCGTCCTCGCGGTCCTCGTCGCGCTCGTCGACCTCGCGGCGGTCGGTGTCGGGGCGGCTCTCCCGCGCGCTGTCCGGAAGTGCGACGTCGCGTTCGGTCTCGGTGCGCTCCTCCGGTTCGTCGACCGGCGTCTCCGGCCGGAACCGGCTCGGTGCCGGGCTGGTGCTGGTGCCGGATGTGCCGCGTCCCGATCCTCGCACCGCGGTGATGGAGAACCCGGAGGTGCCCGAGCGGAAGCGGTTCTGTTCGCGTTCGGACTGCGGGGCGCCGGTGGGCCGGGCCAGGGGCGAACGGCCGGGGCGCACGGAGGGGTTCTGCACCAAGTGCGGCCACCCGTACTCCTTCATGCCCAAGCTCCAGGGCGGTGACGTCGTGCACGGCCAGTACGAGGTCGCGGGCTGTCTGGCGCACGGCGGGCTCGGCTGGGTCTATCTCGCGGTGGACCGCGCGGTCTCGGACCGGTGGGTGGTGCTCAAGGGGCTGCTCGACACCGGTGACCAGGACGCCATGGCGGCCGCCATCTCCGAGCGCCGGTTCCTCGCCGAGATCGAGCACTCCAACATCGTCCGTATCTACAACTTCGTGGAGCACCTCGACCAGCGGACCGGTTCGCTGGACGGCTACATAGTCATGGAGTACGTCGGCGGCAAGGCGCTCAAGGAGATCGCCAACGAGCGTCGCACGGCGGCCGGGAAGCGGGACCCGCTGCCGGTCGAGCAGGCGTGCGCGTTCGGCATCGAGGCGCTGGAGGCGCTGGGCCATCTGCACAGCCGCAACCTGCTCTACTGCGACTTCAAGGTCGACAACGCGATCCAGACCGAGGACCAGCTGAAGCTGATCGACATGGGCGCGGTCCGCAGGATGGACGACGAGGAGTCGGCCATCTACGGCACGGTGGGGTACCAGGCGCCCGAGGTCGCCGAGGTGGGCCCGTCGGTGGCCTCCGACCTGTACACGGTCGCGCGGACGCTCGCGGTGCTCACCTTCGACTTCCAGGGCTACACGAACGTCTTCGTGGACTCGCTGCCGGACCCGGGGAACATCGAGGTGTTCCGGACGTACGAGTCGTTCTACCGGCTGCTGGTACGGGCCACCGACCCCGATCCGGCACGGCGGTTCTCCTCCGCCTCGGAGATGGCGGAGCAGCTGATGGGCGTGTTGCGGGAGGTGGTGTCGCTCCAGACGGGACGCCCGCGTCCGGCGTTGTCGACGCTGTTCGGCGCGGAGATGCGGGTCACCGACACGGAGCTGTTCAGCACTCCGACCGGCGAGGTGTCCCGCCTCGGGGCACGGAATCCGGCGCCCGGCGGGTCCGGGCTCTTCGGGCGGCGCAAGGGTGCCCGAGCGGTCGCGGTGGCACCGGCCGCACCGCCGCCCGCCGCGGTGGCCCCGCCGGGCGGGGTCCCGGGCGCGCTGCCCGCCGGCCCGCCTCCCGGGTACGCCGCCGGTGCCGGGCCGGTGGCCTCGCCCGCCACGCACGTCAGCAGATCGAACAGCGGCAACGGGAACGGCGCCGCGCCCGCGTACCCGCAGACGCAGACGCAAGCCCAGGCTCAAGCGCAGACGCAGGCGGTCGTTCCGGCCCCCCGGTCCCCTGCCGCGCCCACGGGCCCTGCGGGCGGGCCCCGGCTGGCCGGGCTCGACGTGCGGGGGACGTCGCTCGCGCTGCCGGTCCCCCGGGTCGACGCGAACGACCCCAACGCGGGTTTCCTGGCCGGGTTGATGGCGTCTGCACCCGCCGAACTGATCGCCGCGCTGCAGACCGTACCGGCCGCCTCGCTGGAGACCAGGCTGCGCGAGCTGCGGGCCTCCCTGGAGATGAACGACCTCCGTGCCGCGACGGAGACCCTGACGACCCTTGAACTGAAGCATCCGGACGACTGGCGGGTGGTCTGGTACCGCGGCATCACCTCCCTGGTGACCGGTGACAACGAGAACGCGGCGCTGTCCTTCGACGCGGTGTACGACGCGTTTCCCGGGGAGCCCGCGCCGAAGCTGGCGCTGGGTATCTGCGCGGAGGTGCTGGGCCAGCTGGACAACGCCGCCGAGTACTACCGGCTGGTGTGGGCGACCGACCCGAGTTTCGTGAGTGCCGCGTTCGGCCTGGCCCGGGTACAGATCGCGGCCGGGGACCGGGGCGGGGCCGTCAGCTCGCTGGAGTCGGTGCCGGAGGCGTCGATCCACTACACGGCGGCCCGGGTCGCCGCGGTGCGCGCACGGCTGCGCGAACGGGCCCCGGACGAGCCGCTGATCGTCGATCTGATGGCGGCCTCGGACCAGGTCTCGGGGCTGGCCGGACTCGGTCTGGACGCGGTGCGCCGGGAGCAGTTGTCGACCGAGGTACTGGGGACCGCGCTCGACTGGGTACTCTCCGGGAGTCCCACGGCTCGGCCCCCGGCCCCGCAGCCGCCCGCACCGGGCGGGGCGCAGGGGCCGAAGACGCTGCTCGGCAGTGAGTTGGACGAGCGTGGCCTGCGTTTCGGGCTCGAGCGCTCGTACCGGATGCTCGCCCGGCTTGCTGAGCCCGGCGACGAGAGGATCGAACTGGTGGAGCGGGCCAACCGTTTCCGCCCCCGAACGTGGGTGTGA